The following nucleotide sequence is from Juglans microcarpa x Juglans regia isolate MS1-56 chromosome 6D, Jm3101_v1.0, whole genome shotgun sequence.
TTTATGGATGAAGGTTTATTACCCCATTAACAATGTATGACAAATGAGTCCTCATGTTTCCAGATTCCTTTAAGAGCATGCATGCACTTGCATATCTTCTTAGCCGCATTTCCTGCAAATGGTGGTCTCCACAATCCATAATTAAGCTGTGGAAATTGAACTACAACACAGCTAAACAAGAGTTGAATTGTTGTGAATCATGGCATCCGATACGGATTTCTTACAAATTACTCTtctgagtaattctacatataatctTAAAGTGCATAAATATcataccattaaaaaattaatttttttatgtatatctcattttttttttaaacgattaTGCGACGGTTGTATAAATCACGATTGCAAgtatcttctctcttttttctcatcTAACAAAATGTGTGCTCCCCATGAAACGCCATACCATATTTGATTATAACCGGAAATTTTTCAATTGTAATGTATGCATACGAGCGGTACCAAGCACCCAACAAGAGGCTATTCATTGTAACTAAATTACAAGCACTATGAGCAAAGAAGACTTAAGAACTACAAGCTGAAAAGGCACAAAGTGACAAGGTCGGATCCCGAAGGCGTAACCAAATATGGATCCTCTGCCAGCCCTTTCCTATTTTAAGATCCCAACCTTCCACATAGTTGTCTAATTTTCCTATATGCTTCTCCATAATTGACTAATTCCAGTCAGTCAATCTGGAACTTCTTGTGAGTTACTTGCGAAAATTGCATATACAAGATACCAGTTCAAAGTGGATTCTGTTCAATCAGGCACTTGATTTTCCGGACTATTTCTTCGTATGATCAATATCTTTATCTCCATGATTAGTTTCCGGACTCCTTGGTTCTTCTAACTTCAGTCCACAAGCTTTTAATGGCTGCTGGTTCTCCATTGAGGTTTCCTGCAAAACCTAGTTTTAAAGTGCCGTGCATCAGTGCCTAACTGCGCATGCGTTGAGTATTCGAGTACATAGTCCACTACAAAATAATgttaaaggattatttttaccTGCAATAGCTCAGTCATTTTGCCAGTTATATTATTCTCAATAGGTTTTAAAGAGGGACCCGGCTGGTTCTGAAGATTAGGCTGTACCGCCTGCAGGGGCTCAATTAAGAGGGGCTGATCCAtatcattaaattcatctttCTGACCATGGCCAGAAACTTTAACTGACATTTTACCAGCAGACCCACTACTATCAATTTCACTCTTCGCTGACTCTGATGGAGCTTGAGTTCTCTTGCTGACCTCAGTCGATAGATTCTCCGAAGGCATGCCAGGCAATCTTGCTGATGTGCCTTCTAAATCGGGTAGCACCTCTGCTGGAGGTTGAATATACGAAACATTTTCACTTTGCAAATCTTTTGGTGTAACCTGGTTGCTGGCTTGAGGTGGAGAAGTAAGTGCTTGGTTTCCAATTGTTGGTACTTGGTTGTTGAGGGTTGAAGCATCTGATGATTGAGCACCTCCAACCTGTTTGCTCTTTGAGGCTACCAAAGGAGCACCTTGGATAGCAACTGGAGATGGTTGGTTTGCAAGTGCTACCCCACTAGCAGGTTTGAGCACCAGAGGCACTACATTGCCCCTTGGGACTACTGAAGAAGCCTGTTTGCCTTTGAAGGCCACAAGGCTAGCAGACTCAGGTGCTACTCCAGGCACCTGAAATGAATTATTTCCATTTCTTGGAGATTTGAAATTTTGCCTTTCTCTGTATTGAGGGTTGTAGCCATGGACCTGAGTATAAGTTTGTGCTGGGAGGGGAATCTCATTGCGCCTGATCATTCGAATGTCTGGGGCCACATCATTCTCAGCTGAAACAGGAATGAAATGTCCAGGCTTAAAGACAACACCCCTCAAAGTGGTGTCGGAGTTGCCAACCCGAACGCTCAGCAAATATCCGGCGTCGAATCCTGCCTCAATGACACCAGAAACTCCCTGGCCCACCATGTCATCATTTGCATCACTAATTGAATCAACCTGACGGGGCTGATTTCCATTCACAACTTCACACACAGGAGGGACACGACCATTCACCCCACGGTTTGAACTCTGATCCTTCGCAACATGAGCTTTCTCCCCATTATCTAGCCTCGGATACTTCCGCGGACGACCCCTTTTGCGCTTCATGGGGACATCTGCCGAGCCATCAGGGTTGCTCCCTTGGTAGGCTTGGCTCATCTTAAGTATTACTTGCAAATtttatctcctttttttttataagtaaattttatCTCCTTTCAGCGCAATCTTTCTATAGTTTATCCTGCATCCAATGGCCACATGGTCATAATCTGATGCCATGCATTCTTTTCTCTAACAATCTCAGCAGCCTAAAAAATTTGTTACTACCATGAGCTCCAAActaaaatatactttaaacataCAGATAACTATATGTTTGTTCCAAGTAACCAGaatattaatatagaaaaatattgccAAACAACAAAAAACAGCCATTGATGTTTTCTTTGCTATTATAAACTTAAATCCAGCTTCAAAAGGTTATTGAAAAAACCAGCCACACGGTGTCCATTTATGACTAGACATTTTAGCTCATTCAAAGTCAGGTGTGGATGGATCAATGAAacatctttttttgataagtaaaccaATAGAACATGTTATAAAGCAAGAATTAAGCTCATAAGGAAAGCCCTTGATACCTTTTCCCGTGGCATATAGATTACAGAATTAAGTTTATCCTTATATTCAGGCAGAAACTCTTAGGGATCTAAATCCCACTAGTTCCAATGTTTACCTCACCAGGTATAGAATGAAAATCAGATACTACAAGCAacacgcttttttttttttggataagttgcTAATACAAGCAACACATGTGACTATAAAAGAAGAATGGCCATTTAGTAGCAATTACCAACAGGTTCTTCAAGTATTTTATCGTCTTTGACCCTGAGGAGGGAATTTAATGGAAATGAAGACAACCAACTAACCAAAATTACACATTTTCTGGAACCATTGGTAGAAGTTGGAAAACGAAGCAGACCCTAGGATTTTACATTTCAAAATGTCCGGAACCTCAAAAGGCATTGTATACTACGGATGCGAGAATTGAGACTTGTGCACCTCTATTAAACAGTTAACATCAAGCTCTATACCAATGACATCCAGTAAGTAGATTTCTGATATTTTACTCAATGTTGCAAAGActatcaaaatcaataaaaaagttgatttcTTGTCATTCGGCACAAATATAAGAGAATCAAAATCACATATTAAGTAGACTAACAAACCATAACTCCCAGCTGCAGAAAAGGCAATTGGTATTTCATTTGCTTAAATGGTCAACGAATTCCTTTCTGGTGCATATAAATCTTTAAAacaatccattcaatagaataaaaagataaagCCTTCTCGGAGTTGCGTCTCTTTTACCAAAAAATGTTTTGAACAACTAAGAGATGCACACACTTGcatcatgaaaaaaattaaacatcaaTTCTTCCCATTGTATGGCTATGTCATGGAAAAGGGCACATATATCCAAAATTTATTGTCAACCATGTAGGCTTATAAAGGCAAGCCTTTTCGCAATATAAAACAATTTGAGCATCCAGGCATTAGCTCTACAACTATTATACCACCTGAGCTAAACTAAACTATAAACCATAGAGCAATTTGCTTGCAAACCCAATCTTCCAGTAGTTGTCAAGTAGAGCTGTAAATAGACGTACTTGCAgtataaaatcaaaaaatctaCGAGTGAGTACCAATTATGCACACAATAACTGAGGACTTGAGATGGGtacaattttgtatttaataaaaatatatttaaacttctatgcttccaaaaaaaaaagggtgatcTTACTCTCACAAACCCTGATACTCTTTTTGGTCGCtgaaacgttttttttttttttttaaatgacgacttaagaaaaaagaaactctCTCAAAAAAATACGCCAAGCTACACTATCTAAGCAAAAACCCAAAACCACTCCATGTTGAAAGCTCTTTCATATAGCTTGAGCGTTGAAAGTCTTCAAATAGACTGGAGCGTTagattcttctctttttttcttttacttctttcaAAGGGGAATGAATCGAAtggataaaagaaaagaaagagaattaaATTAATTCACTGGATTTTGTCTCTGCAAATGGTTTTCTTTCTTCACTCTTTTCTCTAATTTATTTCATGGTATAAAAAatcatggtatcaaagccaacAAGAGAATTAGGGTGCTGAAACAATAGCCCAAAACctgattggaaaataaaaaatctaaatttaggGCTTGATGATGGAGAAAGAAAGCATGCAGGAGAAGATAAAGTGTGCTTTAGAGAGCAAAGATGAGTTAGGGATTGCGCGAGGCCGTACCTTTGGGATGTGTTCTGGGTGAAACCAAagagaaattgtttttttttttttactgactGTAAAACTAAAGAACAATTTGCAATCACTTCTCGGAAAACAGATTCAGGAACCCCAGATGTGTTTCGGGAGTCGACAGAAAACCTGGACCGAACttgttcttcttttctttttttttccttttgttgtcTCAGGCGGAGAGCGCGAGCTCGGTGACTGTGTTCAGTGTTGCTGCTCGTCTGGGTAGTTGGGGTGAGAGGTGGCGAATTCAAAGCAGTGAAGACTGATACCGTGTCGGACTGTTACGAGGAGTGGGAAACCTGGCAGTAAGAGGTTGCCACGTCGTTAGAACACATGATCCCGCCGAATTATAAATTTTGTGcgtagaaatattttaaataatttgaattaaaatatttcatttaaattttgagggagagagaaaaaaaaaattaaataaaaatattataaaataaaaatattattttttaatattattttattttaatatatataaaaattgtattatttttatgttttgtctaaaaatttaaaaaaattgtaataattaaataatgattaggtgaaaaagttgaatatttaaaattaaaaaatatttgtatttaagcggtatctagaaaaaaaaaagtatgaaaaattatgatatgagattagataagatgttttatgttTCCGCACAAAAATGAGTTCATAACTTATGTTAACTCGAaaaatctcttttttaattttaaaaaatgtatttatttttaatttccatcCCATCAATAAATAAAGTACTAGAAAAGTTATTTGTAAATAGGAACAACAGctctttcaaatttatttacaactcatttaaacaaaaaattccGCATCCTTCTAGAGTGAAAAATCATTGTCAAAACCACTTTGTCTTGATTTTGTAATTCAGGCTTTTGTGAGTGATTGTGGTACGGCAACTAAAAAATCATTGAAGAATATTCTTCCCAAGTGTAAGCTTAAAAGCAGTTCATTCTTTTATCCTTCAGAATGTGCAAAGTTGTGACATAAAGACTGGTttagttaaacaaaataaaactatcttatctcattacgtaattattataatttttttaaatttttacataaaatataatgaataatttaatttttttaaattttaaaacaaaattatattaaaaaattatgtttataataatattttattcaacttttaacaaatatttcatctcatttgaactgcgtaaccaaacgaaaaAACAATGTTAAAGAATAACCACTAATCAAACCTGTGCTTGAGCATAAAATGGTTTTTTGCTACTACTGGAAAATGATGGCAACCAGTTACCCAGAAACATTGATGGGAATGAACTATACAAGCACATATActgatatatatacatgagtAAAAGGATCTCTGTATTCACTTCGATGCACTGAAGATGATCATACTCAATTTTACAAGGCTAAGAAAACCTAGTCAATAATTAATCTTGGACGAGCAAACTAAGCTTATTGCAAGAGAATTAGTGGTACAAAATATGACACTCAATCATGCTAATTGCAAACTCAATTCAATCAAGCTTATTGTAGCAAGTTTGCATTGGGACTTCCTTCTAAGAATCGAATGATCAGAAAGGATGATGCACCTCCACTATGAATTGGAACCATTTCTGGGATCTTCTACCACAAGAAGCCTATGAGACTCGGGGAGATGTTTGATATACAAGTCATGAATCATCTTAATGTAGCCGTCGATCTTGTCCGCTGTCCAATCATTGGTACTTATCGGAGGAAGATACCTTACTGTCAGAGGTGCTGGTCGAACATTTAAGCTGCCCTTCTTCCACGCTAGACGGGTACCTGTCAAGACCATGGGAACTATTGGGAGGCCTGACTGCAATGCCAAATGAACAAAGCCCTGCAATGGAAAGtgataaaccaaatatttgctTTAACATATAGCATAAGCAAGAAAGTGCAAGAAAAGTTACCACATCAATTACATATCTAATAATAACAAAGAAACTATACATTGAAATGGCCAACTGATCATTCAGTATCATTTTTATTAcagttaacaaaaaatataggGTTCCTGCCTTTATTTTCATGTATGTTTCCGTCTGCAAGATTtgatacaatatttattatccATATAAAGGTCTCTATTAATCAAAGTAAAACAGATTTCACAATAAGAGTAATGTCATTCATCCGTTTGTTTATGTAATGCATTCCTCAATCTACTTCCAATTAGATGCACAGAAGTTTAGAACAATCACCAATTGAATTTCTGACCCACAAAGTGGAAGGGCCCAGGAGGATGCAAACTTCATTTATTACTCAAGTATTTGCTTAATACTCGAGAAAAGACCTCATCAATTACAAAGCTAGGCACACTGGCTTGGATTACCCTCAAGTGATGCCTGCCACTTTGGGCCATAGATAATACCACCATATATCCCACAATGTGATTTATATCATGAAGAAAACACCAAGTCTCAACACAGGAAAAGTTATTGCCTTTTTAAATGGGAGTAGCCGCCCATTTTTGGACCTGGTGCCCTCGGGAAAAATTATCAAAGATAGGTTGTTTTCCACTACTGCACAGGCTGCCTGGGCATAAGAAGGATCACAAGTTAGATACACTATTAAAAGAATCTCGGACCAACAATGTGGGGAAAATGGCCACCTGTTTCATGGATTCAATGGCTGCAGTTGGGTTGGAGCGATCTATGCAAAGGTGGTTTTGCCAAAACATAAAGTTGTCCAAATAGTGGGTACCAAATGATCTGCATAAAATACGTATTGGGTCATTGGAGTTCCTCAATCCATTCTAGAAAGTAAGTAAATCTGGCATGGGCATAGTGACTATATGAATAACTCTCCACTCTTGTATGCAcctgtacattttttttataagaaatctGCACTAGTACATAGCAAAGATAAATCTAATGTTGAAGGAAACTAGCAAGTAAAAACACCTATGCTTAAATAGAGGATATATTAAAATCCATTTTCCACAGCACACCGTCTAGGGATAATATAATACAAGACAGAAGCATTTACAGTCTGCGTTTGGGTGGCGAGGAACCATAATCAAAGAAAATGGATCTTGATCAGCAGAGATGAGGGCAAGAAATGAGCATTTTTTTAATGGGGTGCAAATCTTCACCAAGAGGAGCCTTGTTCTCAACATTGCATGAGCATTGTCAAGGCTCAACTAACCATAATGGTGATACagacaaattaattttcaaaatacaaaagATCTGCATGTTTATTCTTAAAGCATTGAACATACCTCCTTCTTGGCAATGCCAACAGTGCCTGTGGGAGTCAACCACATTATTAGGAAAATATCGAGAGGAGATACATGGTTACTGATATAAATGGCTCTCTTATTAGAAAATTCAGCACCCTGAATCTTTATAGGATTCCCAAGGATCCACATCTGCGATCAATGTTCTGAAGCATTAATCATCTACTGCAAAACCCCTCAAATTCTCCAAACTAAATAAACCGCAGGAAGCTAATACAAGAGAATATTGAACAGCAAGAGCCATATTGATGTGTTGTACTCTTCAAGTGTTGGTCAATGATTGGGGCGTCTTATTCAAATGCACTCCATGAAACCTAGGAtgttatgggaaaatgtttgcTGACCGTATGCTAGAACACATTGTCATATGTGCAACAAAGCGGTCACTTAAATCAGTCCAAATTCTCCGATATGGTATTGTTCTGTGTACGGATCCATTTCATAGAACTTACCTTTCTTTGATGCTTATGTATGAAGAGTCTGTGTTCGAAAATGTAGAGTATTCATTACTTTAACACGCTATGTAAGGTTCTCGTGAGAAATCTCTGTGAGTCTAAAATGTGAAATGCAAGCTGTAATTCGTTTTtcagtaatttattttgaaagaaactCTTTCTGAGCACTCTTTTCAATTTGCTGTGAATTAATATCTTTTGACCCGCCCGAGCATTTTCTGTTTTTCACGTACTGCTACAGATGATATTCCCAAATCAATGCCATGCTGTGGTCCAGTCAATGACTGCTAGAGTAAATGCTCAGACTTGTCAGCATTCAACGATCAAGAAAAAACAAGCCTTTTTTTCCACGGGCCTCTAACACTTAATTGTTACGAAATCTAAGGATAACTTTTCTCACAAAGTCTCTGACAATAATATATGGTTGCCCAAAAGGAATTACAATCTTATCTGGCTCAATTAATAGGTTGTTTCCCCTTGAGGAGAAGAACCATCGGCGGACTTTAATAGCTATGGCTGCTAACGCATTACATATCGGCTAACAAAAATGggaaactggaaaaaaaaaaaaatgaacgagGTCAAACACTGCATTCATACTCATATCCGTGAATTAAATAAAGTTCAAATGGAAAGGAGGTCTCCTAATCAGTGAAGAAAACAGTACATTAGGAGAAGCAGCAAACAATTCAAATAAATGCCAGCAAAGATCTTCTAGGGGTATGATATTGTactgttttttaaaaaagagttcaaagaaaatggaaacagCTCGTATCAGCCCAATTTAATTCTGTGGCCTAGTTTGAATCATATAGAAACAGCAGAAAGAAAAGGATGTCATTTTTCCTCAGTTCTTCAGCTCATACGCTACTCGACCATTGAGAAACACACAAATATTCAGCACCATAGCTATCTACTTCAAAACATCAGCACAAGCAAAAGCAACACGAACCATAAAATCAAAAGGTACCTTACCATTAATCTACCAGTAACATGTCCATATATGTTCCCCTGCCTGATCCTCTCATAAGGCCACGGTATAAGCGCGAGCATGATCAACGCCCAAACGAATGTCGTGACCATCATCGTCGCGAAACATATGACAACTCTAAGCCAAGATAGTAATACTGAGCCCCATCCCTCTTCATCCAAATGCATATTGGCCCTTAGCTTCGATCCCAGTTCTTTCGCCGGAATTTTCGGCGTTTCCTTCGCACTAAGTCTAGAGCTTGCATTGAAGCAGCTCTCCAATCTTCGAGTCCTC
It contains:
- the LOC121235640 gene encoding uncharacterized protein LOC121235640 isoform X2 — translated: MSQAYQGSNPDGSADVPMKRKRGRPRKYPRLDNGEKAHVAKDQSSNRGVNGRVPPVCEVVNGNQPRQVDSISDANDDMVGQGVSGVIEAGFDAGYLLSVRVGNSDTTLRGVVFKPGHFIPVSAENDVAPDIRMIRRNEIPLPAQTYTQVHGYNPQYRERQNFKSPRNGNNSFQVPGVAPESASLVAFKGKQASSVVPRGNVVPLVLKPASGVALANQPSPVAIQGAPLVASKSKQVGGAQSSDASTLNNQVPTIGNQALTSPPQASNQVTPKDLQSENVSYIQPPAEVLPDLEGTSARLPGMPSENLSTEVSKRTQAPSESAKSEIDSSGSAGKMSVKVSGHGQKDEFNDMDQPLLIEPLQAVQPNLQNQPGPSLKPIENNITGKMTELLQETSMENQQPLKACGLKLEEPRSPETNHGDKDIDHTKK
- the LOC121235640 gene encoding uncharacterized protein LOC121235640 isoform X1, with protein sequence MSQAYQGSNPDGSADVPMKRKRGRPRKYPRLDNGEKAHVAKDQSSNRGVNGRVPPVCEVVNGNQPRQVDSISDANDDMVGQGVSGVIEAGFDAGYLLSVRVGNSDTTLRGVVFKPGHFIPVSAENDVAPDIRMIRRNEIPLPAQTYTQVHGYNPQYRERQNFKSPRNGNNSFQVPGVAPESASLVAFKGKQASSVVPRGNVVPLVLKPASGVALANQPSPVAIQGAPLVASKSKQVGGAQSSDASTLNNQVPTIGNQALTSPPQASNQVTPKDLQSENVSYIQPPAEVLPDLEGTSARLPGMPSENLSTEVSKRTQAPSESAKSEIDSSGSAGKMSVKVSGHGQKDEFNDMDQPLLIEPLQAVQPNLQNQPGPSLKPIENNITGKMTELLQVLQETSMENQQPLKACGLKLEEPRSPETNHGDKDIDHTKK
- the LOC121235160 gene encoding LOW QUALITY PROTEIN: 1-acyl-sn-glycerol-3-phosphate acyltransferase-like (The sequence of the model RefSeq protein was modified relative to this genomic sequence to represent the inferred CDS: deleted 1 base in 1 codon), whose protein sequence is MENSGTSSFPRTRRLESCFNASSRLSAKETPKIPAKELGSKLRANMHLDEEGWGSVLLSWLRVVICFATMMVTTFVWALIMLALIPWPYERIRQGNIYGHVTGRLMMWILGNPIKIQGAEFSNKRAIYISNHVSPLDIFLIMWLTPTGTVGIAKKEIIWYPLFGQLYVLANHLCIDRSNPTAAIESMKQAACAVVENNLSLIIFPEGTRSKNGRLLPFKKGFVHLALQSGLPIVPMVLTGTRLAWKKGSLNVRPAPLTVRYLPPISTNDWTADKIDGYIKMIHDLYIKHLPESHRLLVVEDPRNGSNS